A genomic segment from Torulaspora delbrueckii CBS 1146 chromosome 3, complete genome encodes:
- the RXT2 gene encoding Rxt2p (similar to Saccharomyces cerevisiae RXT2 (YBR095C); ancestral locus Anc_3.336) codes for MTSSKPEETDDEQEYIQSFYRHAIRAKSGNYPPLRRSLDGTVIYPSASGVSSNRGNKLLQKSELVTRRALDNSKSLNEECVYYNGSEHNLLQRRKRMKFQTPGEVNGHKISDDKITDESYDYDCNLSKLVDVRKILTPIASLADITRHGSIKRSFEGKVLRELSLQSIMMIEKEQNSVMRYSKLLEVFLGDHPEPLYESELNLPAYDHNLKLPEEDSADIDDKEIAPRQDGDANGEDPFFALPHVGGHAALLRLLPADNSPQILEDVETIRQLAQIALQRNEEFVRNLRKIRASLVKANRIRERILNWSREYSGLPEDGVTIPNALRVVKRGLISATTNMSMGGAREMEEEFEENNEAT; via the coding sequence ATGACTTCGAGCAAGCCGGAGGAGACTGATGACGAGCAGGAATACATACAATCTTTCTATCGACATGCTATAAGGGCAAAGAGTGGAAACTATCCTCCTCTGAGAAGATCTTTGGATGGTACTGTGATATATCCTAGCGCATCTGGTGTAAGTTCCAATAGAGGGAATAAGCTACTACAAAAGTCAGAATTGGTTACACGTCGGGCATTAGACAATTCgaaatctttgaatgagGAGTGCGTCTATTACAATGGTTCGGAGCACAATTTACtacaaagaaggaaacGAATGAAGTTTCAGACACCTGGTGAGGTCAATGGTCATAAAATTTCAGACGATAAAATTACGGACGAGTCATATGACTATGACTGTAACCTCTCGAAGTTGGTCGATGTTCGTAAGATCTTGACGCCAATTGCTTCGTTAGCCGACATTACGAGACATGGATCAATAAAAAGGTCATTTGAAGGGAAAGTGCTACGTgagctttctcttcagTCTATCATGATGATTGAAAAGGAGCAGAACTCCGTCATGAGGTACTCTAAATTACTTGAAGTATTTCTGGGAGACCATCCAGAACCACTCTATGAGTCAGAGTTGAATCTTCCTGCATATGATCACAACCTTAAGCTTCCTGAGGAAGACTCTGCCGATATAGATGATAAAGAAATCGCTCCTCGACAGGATGGTGATGCTAACGGCGAGGACCCTTTCTTCGCACTTCCTCATGTTGGTGGACATGCTGCGTTACTTCGTTTGTTGCCAGCTGATAATTCTCCACAAATATTAGAGGATGTAGAGACGATACGACAATTGGCTCAAAttgctttgcaaagaaacGAAGAATTCGTAAGGAATCTGAGAAAGATACGGGCCTCTTTAGTGAAGGCCAATAGAATACGGGAGCGTATACTAAATTGGAGTCGCGAGTACTCTGGCCTTCCCGAGGACGGTGTTACGATACCGAATGCCCTTCGTGTGGTTAAGAGAGGACTAATAAGTGCCACTACCAATATGTCGATGGGTGGTGCTCGCgaaatggaagaagaatttgagGAGAATAACGAAGCGACTTAA